Below is a window of Hydrogenimonas sp. SS33 DNA.
TGCGAACCCCACCTTCTCCTCCTCTTTCTCCCCTTTTTTCTGCGCTTCGTAGAGGGCGTCGATCCACGCTTTCGGTACATGGATACCGGGTACGTGGGAGGCCAGAAACTGGGCGGTCTTTAGGCGTGTCACCGGAAAGATCCCCAGAATCAGCATACCCTCCCTGCCGCTTTTGAGCTTGGCCTCTTCGAAAAGCTCCAGCAGCGCCAGGGCGTTTTCCCTGTCGAAGACCGGCTGGGTGATGATGCCCAGCGCCCCGTGGTCCAGTTTTTTGATGAACTTCTTCAGCAGGGTGTTGGGGTTTTTCGCGAAAGCGTTGCTGACGGCGAAAGGGTAGACGGGCTGAGGCTTGATGCCGAACTCCCTGCCGGCGTAATCGATGCCGGCATTGAAACATTTGATGATGTCCAGCAGCATCGTGCTGTCGCTCTCGAAAACCCCCTTCGCACCGGGCTGGTCGCTGATCTTGGCAGGGTCGCCCGTCAGGGCGAGGATGGCACGCACGTCGATGGCGTTGGCGCCCAACAGGTCCGACTGAAGCGCGATTTTGTTGCGGTCCCGCATGCTCATGGTGGCGAGCACCGGCTTTTTGAAACGCTGCTGCA
It encodes the following:
- a CDS encoding methylenetetrahydrofolate reductase translates to MHNKLIETLQDAKKRYITLETTPRHDALFTPVIDKIASLNLHKRVDGFSTTDNPLAKLKFNSIIAAHQLQQRFKKPVLATMSMRDRNKIALQSDLLGANAIDVRAILALTGDPAKISDQPGAKGVFESDSTMLLDIIKCFNAGIDYAGREFGIKPQPVYPFAVSNAFAKNPNTLLKKFIKKLDHGALGIITQPVFDRENALALLELFEEAKLKSGREGMLILGIFPVTRLKTAQFLASHVPGIHVPKAWIDALYEAQKKGEKEEEKVGFALSRDVLGDILALHPKIHLMTANRFELAAKMLEEV